In Methanomicrobium antiquum, one DNA window encodes the following:
- a CDS encoding DHH family phosphoesterase codes for MPDSLPNGTSDKVKYMVLGCGSIGYNVVEELVHDTDHVIVIDSDEKRVDDLRDQNYEAIVRDITDLKLLEGLPVPEVVFVLSSDKNANLEAVKRVKEKYPSAYVIARAIDRLSLSLLEQAGADIALYPQEVFAKTAVHHIRRLHSSRLARKLYHFLSNCEGTMGIILHTNPDPDAISSAMALCAIGKEASGGKLESKIFYDGKIGHQENRAFVTLLDIQLQKVTEDTSEEILEGCNYLALVDSSYPGSNNFLPNDKKVDIIIDHHKTPDDDLRSVHFVDIRPGVGATASIMTQYLQELDISVDQKVATALLYGIRADTKDFSRSLTPQDLNYAAFLLPLTDGELLDKITSPSMSIETMDAIGYAIKNRKVQNGYLFTNVGYVKNRDVIPQAADLLIQLEGINTAVAYGIGEDYITISARNKDIRMHVGNVMKEAFEGIGEAGGHANMAAARIPLHSFILVKNKEELLSLVIDPLLKRFAEIVGLGKEEQNEV; via the coding sequence ATGCCTGATAGTCTGCCGAATGGAACATCTGACAAAGTGAAATATATGGTTCTTGGATGCGGAAGCATCGGCTACAATGTAGTTGAAGAGCTTGTGCATGATACAGATCATGTGATAGTTATTGACAGCGATGAGAAACGTGTCGATGATTTAAGAGATCAGAATTATGAAGCTATTGTTCGTGATATTACTGATTTAAAGCTGTTAGAAGGTCTTCCGGTACCTGAGGTGGTATTTGTCCTCTCAAGCGACAAGAACGCAAATCTTGAGGCTGTAAAAAGAGTAAAAGAAAAATATCCGTCTGCTTATGTCATTGCAAGGGCAATTGACAGATTAAGTCTGTCTCTTCTTGAACAGGCCGGTGCTGATATTGCCCTGTATCCTCAGGAAGTATTTGCAAAAACCGCTGTACATCACATAAGAAGGCTTCATTCGTCAAGACTTGCGAGAAAACTCTATCATTTCCTCTCAAATTGTGAAGGAACCATGGGAATTATTCTACATACAAATCCTGATCCTGATGCTATCTCAAGCGCAATGGCGCTATGTGCAATCGGAAAAGAGGCAAGCGGCGGCAAACTTGAGAGTAAAATTTTCTATGACGGAAAAATCGGTCATCAGGAAAACCGTGCATTCGTAACTCTTCTTGATATTCAGCTTCAAAAAGTAACCGAAGATACATCTGAAGAGATACTTGAAGGCTGTAATTACCTGGCACTTGTTGATTCGTCATATCCCGGGAGCAACAATTTCTTACCCAATGACAAAAAAGTGGATATCATAATCGATCACCACAAAACTCCTGATGATGATTTAAGATCTGTTCATTTCGTTGATATAAGACCTGGTGTCGGAGCAACTGCAAGCATAATGACTCAGTACCTGCAGGAACTTGATATCTCAGTTGATCAAAAAGTTGCAACAGCTCTTTTGTATGGTATACGCGCAGACACAAAGGATTTTTCAAGAAGCTTAACGCCGCAGGACTTAAATTACGCCGCATTCCTCCTTCCCTTAACTGACGGGGAACTCCTCGACAAAATCACATCCCCTTCAATGTCTATTGAAACAATGGATGCAATAGGTTATGCAATAAAAAACAGAAAGGTTCAGAATGGCTATCTTTTTACAAATGTTGGATATGTAAAGAACCGCGATGTCATCCCTCAGGCGGCAGACCTTTTAATTCAGCTTGAAGGAATAAACACAGCCGTTGCATATGGGATTGGTGAGGATTATATCACAATTTCCGCACGAAACAAAGACATCAGAATGCATGTTGGGAATGTTATGAAGGAGGCCTTTGAAGGGATTGGTGAAGCGGGAGGACATGCAAATATGGCGGCGGCAAGGATACCTCTGCACTCTTTTATACTTGTAAAAAATAAAGAAGAGCTTCTCTCTTTAGTAATCGATCCACTTTTAAAGCGCTTTGCAGAAATTGTCGGGCTTGGAAAAGAAGAGCAGAATGAAGTTTGA